The Bombus vancouverensis nearcticus chromosome 7, iyBomVanc1_principal, whole genome shotgun sequence region AATATAGCGTTGAAGACTCACAGAAAGAGTGTCAGCATAGTTTCTCTCTTTGTCCAGACGCCTGTTGAGGATTGTTATTAACTCCAGCAGTCTCTCTCTTTCAGCTTCAGCAGCAAAAGCCAAAGTCACATATTCGTTAGGTTCGCATGTACTTCGAGCGCTATGAGGAGGACCACTGTGGTTCAAATTACTTAATAACTCTTCAGGTTGTGCAATATTTCGAGATTTAATGTCCCATACGTTCGGGACTGTCCCATTTCTACAATAAATAACACATTTGTATAAAAGTGTATTTACACCTAATTTTCTCCAAGAATAAAGTACCTCAACTTATCTATCTCGATTTCTCGTTCTTCTAGTCTTCTACGCAACCGATCGATTTGAAGTTGCGCCGACTGCAAATCGTTCTTTAAGTTCGTGTACTCACGTTCGAACTTCTCTGCTCTACTTTTCATATCTATCTCGCGTTCTTCGTGTTTTATTTCGGTAGTTTTAAGCCGATTCTGTTAATTTCGTTTTCATTAACTTTAAGAGGAACGATCAATTTCAATATCGTCGTATACATACATTGAGTGTCTCGATTAAATGATTATCATGAGATCTCTTCTCATTTAATATGGCAATATTTCCTTTCGCAACATTCAACTCATGCTCCAGCACTTTTATTCTTGCCTTCGAAGCCTCTAGCTTCCTCTTGTATCCC contains the following coding sequences:
- the LOC117155843 gene encoding uncharacterized protein LOC117155843; the encoded protein is MSCILVSVERKNLANLRNVEKERRRQIEDSAKQLRQTEVIVEGYKRKLEASKARIKVLEHELNVAKGNIAILNEKRSHDNHLIETLNNRLKTTEIKHEEREIDMKSRAEKFEREYTNLKNDLQSAQLQIDRLRRRLEEREIEIDKLRNGTVPNVWDIKSRNIAQPEELLSNLNHSGPPHSARSTCEPNEYVTLAFAAEAERERLLELITILNRRLDKERNYADTLSNTLRNEKDKSAKLELKIRKLETERIGIVKIDTGYKTKLPKLSKASDKEMNAEQMRLKVELLQEECLALKARLDTVQQDKAEDLATYKQMHEQVRKIFHEACRSKPLPPIGSRSTITV